A section of the Hevea brasiliensis isolate MT/VB/25A 57/8 chromosome 17, ASM3005281v1, whole genome shotgun sequence genome encodes:
- the LOC110646013 gene encoding protein YIP4b: protein MSHSDTIPLHASSQSDIDEIENLINASVQSAPATVLPARPPSPPRIPVSSSPFIQSNLPPLPPSAQKPSSVPSVPAAPPPPPGNSHSNIGVSGFGSPPNTLTEPVWDTVKRDLSRIVSNLKLVVFPNPYREDPGKALRDWDLWGPFFFIVFLGLTLSWSASVKKSEVFAVAFALLAAGAVILTLNVLLLGGHIIFFQSLSLLGYCLFPLDVGALICMLKDNVIVKVVVVCVTLFWSSWAAYPFMSSAVNPRRKALALYPVFLMYVSVGFLIIAID from the exons ATGTCGCACAGCGACACAATCCCTCTCCACGCATCCTCCCAATCCGACATCGACGAGATCGAGAACCTAATCAACGCCAGCGTTCAATCCGCCCCGGCAACTGTCCTACCGGCCCGTCCGCCCAGCCCGCCACGTATCCCTGTCTCTTCCTCTCCATTTATTCAGTCGAATCTCCCTCCATTGCCACCGTCAGCTCAGAAACCGTCGTCTGTCCCATCTGTACCAGCGGCTCCGCCCCCGCCGCCTGGCAACTCACATTCGAATATTGGTGTGTCTGGATTTGGGTCGCCTCCGAATACGTTGACGGAACCTGTGTGGGATACGGTTAAGAGAGATCTGTCGAGGATCGTGAGTAATTTGAAGCTTGTGGTGTTTCCTAACCCGTATAGAGAAGATCCCGGGAAGGCTTTGAGGGATTGGGATCTTTGGGGCCCATTTTTCTTCATCGTGTTTCTGGGGCTCACTCTCTCATGGTCTGCTTCTGTGAAGAAG TCTGAAGTTTTCGCTGTTGCATTTGCGCTACTTGCAGCTGGCGCTGTAATCTTGACATTGAATGTTTTGCTACTG GGTGGacacataattttcttccaaagtCTGAGCCTTCTTGGTTATTGTCTCTTCCCTCTAGACGTTGGAGCTCTAATCTGTATGTTGAAGGATAATGTGATAGTCAAAGTGGTGGTGGTGTGTGTGACATTGTTTTGGAGCTCATGGGCTGCCTATCCATTCATGAGCTCAGCCGTCAACCCAAGAAGAAAGGCTCTTGCTCTTTACCCTGTTTTTCTTATGTACGTATCTGTCGGTTTCCTCATCATTGCCATTGATTAA